The proteins below are encoded in one region of Geomonas ferrireducens:
- a CDS encoding NADP-dependent malic enzyme, translating to MKKMSDALEYHATGRKGKIEVIATKPCQTAQDLSLAYSPGVAEPCLAIEQNPEDAYQYTAKGNLVAVVSNGTAVLGLGNIGALAGKPVMEGKGVLFKRFADVDVFDIELNSEDPDEIIRACQLLEPTFGGINLEDIKAPECFYIEEELKKTMNIPVFHDDQHGTAIISAAGLINALELVGKKIEEIKMVVNGAGASANACVNLALSLGLKLENLIMCDTKGVIYKGRTEGMNKYKERFAADTKLRTLEEAAVGCDVMYGLSSKGAITPEMVRSMAPNPIIFAMANPDPEITPEEAHAVRGDVLIATGRSDYPNQVNNVLGFPFIFRGALDVRATTINEEMKKAAVFALAELAREECPDSVCRAYGNVKFSFGRDYIIPKPFDPRALLRVAPAIAKAAMDSGVARQPIADMNKYVEHLESLQGKSKETLRQIINKAKSDPKTVVFPEGENEKVLRAAQMLVEQGIAKPILLGNEEKIRCTLQSLEIDLHGGVTIIDPANDENLESYANELFLLRQRKGLTLSESRRLMARKSRTHFGCMMVRRGDADALLAGVDANYADTIRPALQVIGKQEGLSSVHGLYMMVFKQEIYFLADTTVCIDPDAAELAETAILAAEKARMLEIEPSVAMLSMSNFGSVRHPQADRVRSAVEMVKQRAPGLDIDGEMQADTAVVSELLQANFPFTTLKKPANVLVFPDLTSGNICYKLLRQLGGADAIGPILMGMNKPVHILQQGDDVMDIVNMAAIAVVDAQNYGRQAAATGAPQTKKVHLPLPSEGAFAGA from the coding sequence ATGAAGAAGATGTCCGATGCACTGGAATACCACGCCACCGGCCGTAAGGGAAAAATCGAGGTAATCGCCACCAAACCCTGCCAGACCGCGCAGGACCTGTCACTTGCCTATTCGCCCGGCGTCGCCGAGCCCTGTCTCGCCATCGAGCAGAACCCTGAGGACGCCTACCAGTACACCGCCAAGGGAAATCTTGTCGCGGTGGTCTCCAACGGCACGGCGGTTCTTGGTCTTGGCAACATCGGCGCCCTCGCGGGCAAGCCGGTCATGGAAGGGAAGGGGGTCCTCTTCAAACGCTTCGCCGACGTGGACGTCTTCGACATTGAGTTGAACAGCGAAGATCCCGACGAGATCATCAGGGCATGTCAGCTCCTCGAGCCAACCTTCGGCGGCATCAACCTGGAGGACATCAAGGCTCCCGAGTGCTTCTACATCGAGGAGGAACTCAAGAAGACCATGAACATCCCGGTCTTCCACGATGACCAGCACGGAACGGCGATCATCTCGGCCGCAGGCCTCATCAACGCCCTGGAACTTGTCGGCAAGAAGATAGAAGAAATAAAGATGGTGGTGAACGGCGCGGGTGCATCGGCCAACGCCTGCGTAAACCTCGCCCTGTCGCTCGGCCTCAAGCTGGAAAACCTCATCATGTGCGACACCAAGGGGGTCATCTACAAGGGCAGAACGGAGGGGATGAACAAGTACAAGGAGCGCTTCGCCGCCGACACAAAGCTCCGCACGCTGGAAGAAGCGGCGGTGGGATGCGACGTCATGTACGGCCTCTCCTCGAAGGGTGCCATCACCCCGGAAATGGTGCGCAGCATGGCGCCCAACCCGATCATCTTCGCCATGGCGAACCCGGACCCCGAGATCACCCCGGAAGAGGCCCACGCGGTACGCGGCGACGTCTTGATCGCCACCGGTCGCTCGGATTACCCAAACCAGGTCAACAACGTCCTCGGCTTCCCCTTCATCTTCCGCGGCGCCCTCGACGTCAGGGCGACGACCATCAACGAGGAGATGAAAAAGGCGGCGGTCTTCGCGCTGGCTGAGCTCGCCCGCGAGGAATGCCCGGATTCGGTCTGCCGCGCCTACGGCAACGTCAAGTTCAGCTTCGGTCGCGACTACATCATCCCCAAGCCGTTCGATCCAAGGGCCCTCCTGAGAGTCGCCCCGGCGATAGCCAAGGCGGCAATGGATTCCGGCGTAGCGCGCCAGCCGATCGCCGACATGAACAAGTACGTGGAGCACCTGGAGTCGCTGCAGGGGAAATCCAAGGAGACGCTGCGCCAGATCATCAACAAGGCGAAGAGCGATCCGAAGACCGTGGTCTTCCCGGAAGGGGAGAACGAGAAGGTCCTGCGCGCGGCCCAGATGCTGGTCGAGCAGGGGATCGCCAAGCCCATCCTCCTTGGGAACGAGGAGAAGATCCGCTGCACGCTCCAGTCGCTGGAGATCGACCTGCACGGCGGTGTCACCATCATTGACCCCGCGAATGACGAGAACCTGGAGTCCTACGCAAACGAGCTCTTCCTGCTCAGGCAGAGAAAGGGACTCACCCTCTCGGAGAGCCGCAGGCTCATGGCGCGCAAGTCGCGCACCCACTTCGGCTGTATGATGGTCCGTCGCGGCGACGCCGACGCGCTCCTGGCAGGGGTGGACGCGAACTACGCGGACACCATCCGTCCCGCCCTCCAGGTGATCGGCAAGCAGGAAGGGCTTTCCAGCGTGCACGGCCTCTACATGATGGTCTTCAAGCAGGAGATCTACTTCCTGGCCGACACCACCGTCTGCATCGACCCGGACGCGGCGGAACTCGCCGAGACGGCGATCCTTGCCGCGGAGAAGGCGCGCATGCTCGAGATCGAGCCGAGTGTCGCCATGCTCTCCATGTCCAACTTCGGTTCGGTGCGGCATCCGCAGGCCGACCGGGTGAGAAGCGCCGTGGAGATGGTGAAACAGAGGGCGCCCGGGCTCGACATCGACGGGGAGATGCAGGCCGACACCGCCGTGGTCTCCGAGCTTTTGCAGGCGAATTTCCCCTTCACCACCCTCAAAAAACCTGCTAATGTCCTGGTCTTCCCGGACCTCACCTCGGGGAACATCTGCTACAAGCTCCTGCGGCAGCTGGGGGGCGCGGATGCCATCGGGCCGATCCTCATGGGGATGAACAAGCCGGTGCACATCCTGCAGCAGGGAGACGACGTGATGGACATCGTCAACATGGCGGCCATCGCCGTGGTCGACGCCCAGAACTACGGCCGGCAGGCCGCCGCGACCGGCGCGCCGCAAACGAAGAAGGTGCATCTACCCCTTCCGTCCGAGGGGGCTTTCGCCGGAGCCTGA
- a CDS encoding class I SAM-dependent methyltransferase produces MMPAHEPSRAAAAVADHYRCPDLESKVLSALVAAGKDPDRLRPEELAAIDEFHVRGAAATRELAAALEPGAGLLVLDVGCGLGGASRHLARLLDCHVIGVDQSSDYCAGARMLSERLGMSSKVAYLQANALTLPFGDGAFDVVWTQHVSMNIQDKRRFYQEIRRVLVPGGRLACYEVLSGRGGEVCFPVPWARDPSGSFLIDEREFNELLSEAGFRSLSWKDVTEEGLAWFRARRQKSGDVPRDPFGLQLLLGDDFPQMIENQLRNLEEQRIKLVQGVFQATMER; encoded by the coding sequence ATGATGCCCGCGCACGAACCGTCCAGAGCTGCCGCCGCCGTCGCCGACCATTACCGCTGCCCGGACCTTGAATCGAAGGTCCTCTCGGCCCTGGTTGCGGCGGGAAAAGATCCGGACCGGCTGCGTCCCGAGGAACTGGCCGCCATCGACGAGTTCCACGTGCGCGGCGCCGCGGCCACGAGGGAGCTCGCGGCGGCGCTGGAGCCCGGGGCGGGGCTTCTTGTCCTGGACGTCGGCTGCGGGCTGGGAGGTGCGTCGCGGCACCTCGCCCGCCTTCTTGACTGCCACGTCATCGGCGTCGACCAAAGCTCCGATTACTGCGCCGGAGCGAGGATGCTCTCCGAGCGGCTCGGGATGAGTTCGAAGGTGGCCTACCTCCAGGCGAACGCGCTGACGCTCCCCTTCGGTGACGGCGCCTTCGACGTAGTCTGGACACAGCACGTATCGATGAACATCCAGGACAAGCGCCGTTTCTACCAGGAGATCCGCCGCGTGCTCGTACCGGGTGGCAGGCTCGCCTGCTACGAGGTTCTCTCCGGCCGGGGAGGGGAGGTGTGTTTCCCGGTGCCGTGGGCGCGGGACCCGTCCGGGAGCTTTCTGATAGACGAGCGGGAGTTCAACGAACTCCTCTCGGAGGCGGGGTTCCGGAGCCTGTCTTGGAAGGACGTGACCGAGGAAGGGCTCGCATGGTTTCGCGCCAGGCGGCAGAAGAGCGGCGACGTGCCTCGGGACCCGTTCGGGTTGCAGCTCCTGCTCGGGGACGATTTTCCGCAGATGATCGAGAACCAGCTGCGCAACCTTGAAGAGCAGCGGATAAAACTGGTGCAGGGGGTTTTTCAAGCGACGATGGAGAGATGA